In one window of Deinococcus hopiensis KR-140 DNA:
- a CDS encoding urease accessory protein UreD: MTLLRRTRTGVLHLHFGMRAGRTCLLRDTQKAPLMIVRPFTLPCGTLMVFVVNPTGGVLGGDHSEIHVRVEGGARALVLTQSATRVQPSPMGEAATQDILLEVAAGGRLEFYPERTLPFAGSAFRQTLRAELEEDAELGFLETLASGRVGSGERLQFREYTSRVEVRRGGKRVYLDALHLCPGPHTPAPGILGHCDYLASGVWVGGGPVADWPAVPGHLATGSTAGGAVWLRGASERGPVLDAELARAREALRRQLFNAVPLQVRR, translated from the coding sequence TTGACCCTGCTGCGCCGAACACGCACGGGCGTATTGCACCTGCATTTCGGGATGCGGGCGGGCCGCACCTGCCTCCTGCGTGACACGCAGAAGGCCCCACTGATGATCGTGCGGCCATTCACATTGCCCTGCGGCACGCTGATGGTCTTTGTGGTGAATCCCACCGGAGGTGTGCTCGGCGGGGATCACAGTGAGATTCACGTACGGGTGGAGGGCGGTGCCCGGGCACTGGTCCTTACCCAGTCGGCCACCCGGGTGCAGCCCTCACCGATGGGAGAGGCGGCAACGCAAGACATCCTGCTGGAAGTGGCGGCGGGTGGACGGCTCGAGTTTTACCCGGAGCGCACCCTGCCCTTCGCGGGGAGTGCCTTTCGGCAGACCCTGCGTGCCGAGCTGGAAGAGGACGCGGAACTCGGCTTCCTTGAGACGCTGGCAAGCGGGCGGGTGGGCAGCGGTGAACGGCTGCAGTTCCGCGAGTACACCAGCCGGGTGGAGGTGCGCCGGGGTGGGAAACGGGTGTACCTCGATGCCCTCCACCTGTGTCCCGGCCCACACACCCCCGCTCCTGGAATTTTGGGGCACTGCGATTACCTCGCCAGTGGCGTCTGGGTGGGTGGCGGCCCAGTGGCAGACTGGCCGGCTGTGCCGGGGCACCTCGCGACGGGGAGCACGGCGGGTGGGGCTGTATGGCTGAGGGGCGCATCGGAACGTGGGCCAGTGCTGGACGCTGAACTCGCTCGGGCCCGCGAGGCGTTGAGGCGGCAGCTGTTTAACGCAGTGCCGCTTCAGGTCCGGCGTTGA
- the ureG gene encoding urease accessory protein UreG: MTLPLKIAPLKIGVGGPVGSGKTALLEALCRALRGRFELAVITNDIYTFEDQRILTRAAALAPERIRGVQTGGCPHTAIREDSSLNQEAVEALQDEFPGLELLLIESGGDNLASSFSPELVDAWMFVLDVAGGEKVPRKGGPGVRHSDLLVINKTDLAPHVGASLEVMDADARAQRRVGSGATAEVRPYVFTNLKSGQGVADVIAWIEHDLLFRDVPPPRIGLGEVGSSPADSA; this comes from the coding sequence ATGACCCTTCCCCTCAAAATCGCCCCCCTGAAAATAGGTGTAGGTGGCCCGGTGGGCAGCGGTAAGACCGCGCTGCTCGAAGCCCTGTGCCGGGCCCTGCGGGGCCGCTTCGAGCTGGCCGTCATCACCAACGACATCTACACCTTCGAGGACCAGCGGATCCTGACCCGGGCGGCAGCCCTGGCTCCAGAGCGCATCCGCGGCGTGCAGACGGGCGGCTGCCCCCATACCGCCATTCGCGAGGACAGTTCTCTGAACCAGGAGGCGGTGGAGGCCCTCCAGGACGAATTCCCAGGGCTGGAACTGCTCCTGATCGAGTCGGGAGGGGACAACCTCGCCTCCTCCTTCTCTCCCGAGCTGGTGGACGCGTGGATGTTCGTGCTGGACGTGGCGGGCGGTGAGAAGGTACCGCGCAAGGGCGGTCCCGGGGTGCGGCACTCGGACCTGCTGGTGATTAACAAGACCGACCTCGCGCCGCACGTTGGGGCGAGCCTGGAGGTGATGGACGCCGACGCCCGGGCACAGCGCAGGGTGGGGAGCGGAGCAACAGCGGAGGTGCGGCCCTACGTGTTCACGAACCTCAAGTCTGGGCAGGGCGTGGCGGATGTGATCGCCTGGATCGAACATGACCTGCTGTTCCGGGACGTGCCGCCGCCCCGCATTGGACTGGGTGAGGTGGGCTCGTCCCCGGCGGACTCCGCTTGA
- a CDS encoding urease accessory protein UreF yields the protein MNLRLLQLADSAFPTGAYAFSDGLETLTVRGQVRTADDLHAFLCGQLKHGWGPQDAPACALAWKADAEVLAELDALLGDLKLVQGPREASVRVGASLRRAALHLWPEELTTVPVTRHHATTFGAVAAALGATQADTVTAYVSAWLLGRATSATRLMKLGGLEAQRCARLCGDAAQTCVENALAASPDDLAGFSPLLDIAASEQAGLDSRLFQT from the coding sequence ATGAACCTGCGCCTGCTGCAACTCGCCGACTCTGCCTTTCCCACGGGGGCTTACGCTTTCAGCGACGGCCTCGAAACGCTCACCGTACGCGGTCAGGTGCGAACGGCGGATGATCTGCACGCCTTCCTCTGCGGACAACTCAAGCACGGCTGGGGCCCCCAGGATGCCCCCGCCTGCGCTCTGGCCTGGAAGGCGGACGCAGAAGTCCTGGCCGAACTCGATGCCCTGCTCGGCGACCTGAAGCTGGTCCAGGGTCCCCGCGAGGCGAGCGTGAGGGTCGGGGCGAGCCTGAGGAGGGCCGCCCTGCACCTCTGGCCCGAAGAACTCACCACTGTCCCGGTCACCCGGCACCACGCCACGACCTTTGGAGCTGTGGCGGCCGCACTCGGCGCAACCCAGGCCGACACGGTCACCGCCTACGTCTCCGCCTGGTTGCTGGGCCGGGCCACCTCCGCCACCCGGTTGATGAAGCTTGGCGGTCTGGAGGCCCAGCGCTGCGCGCGCCTGTGCGGGGACGCAGCGCAGACCTGCGTGGAGAACGCCCTCGCCGCCAGCCCCGATGATCTGGCAGGCTTCTCGCCCCTCCTCGACATCGCGGCGAGTGAGCAGGCGGGGCTGGACAGCCGCCTCTTCCAGACGTAG
- a CDS encoding urease accessory protein UreE: protein MTRIQGLRRPLLTTAAPVVQVSGPTVAVPMTAVDRRRVRRRLIAPDGTELRLALATGTVLQPGTVLDVREGVSYVVEAAPEDVAVVYPGSRSETASVAHAIGNLHRDFVALEDGDAFLALWDAPIELLLTRLGVSFAREQRPFHGRPSWEHEAGGGEG, encoded by the coding sequence ATGACCCGTATCCAGGGCCTGCGTCGCCCGCTCCTTACCACAGCGGCGCCCGTGGTGCAGGTCAGCGGGCCCACCGTCGCCGTCCCCATGACCGCCGTAGATCGGCGGAGGGTGCGCCGCCGCCTCATCGCCCCGGACGGTACGGAGTTGCGGCTCGCCCTTGCCACCGGAACCGTCTTGCAGCCCGGAACCGTGCTGGACGTGCGCGAGGGCGTGAGCTACGTGGTGGAGGCTGCGCCCGAAGACGTGGCAGTGGTGTATCCGGGCTCACGCTCAGAAACGGCGAGCGTCGCTCACGCAATTGGAAACCTGCACCGCGACTTCGTGGCGTTGGAGGACGGTGACGCCTTCCTGGCGCTGTGGGACGCGCCCATCGAACTCCTGCTGACGCGGCTGGGCGTGTCCTTTGCCCGCGAGCAGCGACCTTTTCACGGGCGGCCTTCCTGGGAGCATGAGGCCGGTGGGGGAGAGGGATGA
- the hypB gene encoding hydrogenase nickel incorporation protein HypB gives MTATSPRIVTVRQNILKANDRVAAENRQTFAAASVRAINLVSSPGAGKTALLERTLRDLAPALRMAVAVGDLATENDAARLRHWGAQAEQIVTGTVCHLDAGMVADILPRFDLAALDVLFLENVGNLVCPSSYDLGEAARAVLISTTEGEDKPLKYPTMFNTADVVVITKMDLAGAVEFDRDLCRENIDCARPGVPVIELSSKRGEGLEAWFAFVRGA, from the coding sequence ATGACCGCCACCTCCCCCCGCATCGTCACCGTGCGGCAAAACATCCTCAAGGCCAATGACCGCGTAGCGGCCGAAAACCGCCAGACCTTTGCCGCTGCCAGCGTGCGGGCCATCAACCTCGTGTCGAGCCCCGGCGCGGGCAAGACGGCCCTGCTGGAACGGACCCTGCGGGACCTGGCCCCTGCGCTGCGGATGGCCGTGGCGGTGGGTGATCTGGCCACCGAGAATGACGCCGCGCGCCTGCGGCACTGGGGCGCACAGGCCGAGCAGATCGTGACCGGCACCGTCTGCCACCTGGACGCCGGCATGGTGGCGGACATACTCCCCCGCTTTGACCTCGCTGCGCTGGACGTGCTGTTTCTGGAGAATGTCGGCAACCTCGTGTGCCCCAGTTCCTACGACTTGGGTGAGGCGGCCCGCGCGGTTCTGATCTCCACCACTGAGGGCGAGGACAAGCCGCTGAAGTACCCCACCATGTTCAATACGGCGGACGTGGTGGTCATCACCAAGATGGACCTGGCCGGGGCGGTGGAGTTTGACCGCGACCTGTGCCGGGAGAACATCGACTGTGCGCGCCCCGGCGTGCCCGTCATTGAGCTGAGCAGCAAGCGTGGTGAGGGGCTGGAGGCGTGGTTTGCCTTTGTGCGGGGGGCGTAG
- a CDS encoding hydrogenase maturation nickel metallochaperone HypA: MHESSVALALIEVAREVLREHGAAQATALTVRIGQWSSVVPEALRAAFPACAEGSPLEGARLEITHVPGVAECPNHGPVELNLMRGLRCPICGAPTPALLQGDELELAELELV, encoded by the coding sequence ATGCATGAGAGTTCTGTCGCACTCGCGCTGATCGAAGTGGCCCGCGAGGTCTTGCGCGAACATGGGGCGGCGCAGGCCACGGCCCTCACCGTCCGCATCGGCCAGTGGTCCAGCGTGGTACCGGAAGCGCTGCGCGCCGCCTTTCCCGCCTGCGCCGAGGGCTCACCGCTGGAGGGCGCACGGCTTGAGATCACCCATGTGCCCGGCGTGGCCGAGTGCCCCAATCACGGTCCCGTCGAACTGAACCTCATGCGCGGCCTGCGCTGCCCGATTTGCGGCGCGCCCACGCCCGCCCTGCTGCAGGGCGACGAATTGGAACTTGCCGAACTTGAACTCGTTTGA
- the ureC gene encoding urease subunit alpha: MRVTRRQYADLYGPTAGDRIRLGDTQLLIEIERDLTTYGEEVKFGGGKVIRDGLGQSSTASRSDPNVPDLVITNAVILDHWGIIKADVGVKDGRITAIGKAGNPGTQDGVSPGLTIGASTEIVAGEGHILTAGGVDTHIHFIAPQQCWTALESGVTTMIGGGTGPTAGTSATTCTPGEWHIHRMLEALAGLPLNFGLLGKGNASTQAPLAEQIRAGALGLKLHEDWGTTPAAIHAALGVAEQYDIQVAIHTDTLNESGFVEDSIRAFAGRTIHTFHTEGAGGGHAPDIIRVAGLPNVLPSSTNPTMPFTVNTIHEHLDMLMVCHHLSPRIPEDVSFAESRIRPETIAAEDVLHDLGVFSMMSSDSQAMGRVGEVITRTWQAAHKMKVQRGPLVIPGLGEDGRADNLRARRFVAKYTVNPAIAHGIAHEVGSVEVGKLADLVLWKPAFFGAKPAMVLKGGLVVAAQMGDANASIPTPQPVYPRPMFAAYGGAPASTCLHFVSAISLEVGDLPEVGRPYSAVRNTRTIGKADMILNGETPNIEVNPETYEVRVDGEPVTCEPVDTLPLAQKYFLF, translated from the coding sequence ATGCGCGTAACCCGTCGCCAGTACGCAGACCTTTATGGGCCCACCGCCGGGGACCGCATCCGGCTGGGCGATACGCAACTCCTGATCGAGATTGAGCGGGACCTCACCACCTACGGTGAGGAGGTCAAGTTCGGCGGCGGCAAGGTGATCCGCGACGGTCTGGGTCAAAGCAGCACGGCCAGTCGCTCAGACCCGAACGTACCCGATCTGGTGATCACCAACGCGGTGATCCTGGACCACTGGGGCATCATCAAGGCCGATGTGGGCGTCAAGGACGGGCGCATCACCGCCATTGGCAAGGCCGGCAACCCGGGTACCCAGGACGGCGTGAGCCCAGGGCTGACCATCGGGGCGAGCACCGAGATCGTGGCGGGCGAGGGGCATATCCTCACGGCGGGTGGGGTAGACACCCACATCCACTTCATCGCGCCGCAGCAGTGCTGGACAGCGCTGGAGTCCGGCGTCACCACCATGATTGGCGGCGGCACTGGCCCCACGGCAGGCACGAGCGCCACCACCTGCACGCCGGGAGAGTGGCATATCCACCGGATGCTGGAAGCGCTTGCGGGCCTGCCGCTGAACTTCGGCCTGCTGGGCAAGGGAAACGCGAGTACCCAAGCTCCCCTGGCTGAACAGATTCGCGCTGGAGCGCTGGGCCTCAAGCTCCACGAAGACTGGGGCACCACTCCGGCCGCCATCCACGCGGCGCTGGGCGTGGCCGAACAGTACGACATTCAAGTGGCCATCCACACCGATACGCTGAACGAGTCGGGCTTCGTCGAGGACTCCATCCGCGCCTTCGCCGGTCGCACCATTCACACGTTCCACACCGAGGGCGCAGGAGGCGGGCACGCGCCGGACATCATCCGGGTGGCTGGATTGCCCAATGTGCTGCCATCAAGCACCAATCCCACCATGCCCTTCACGGTGAACACCATCCACGAGCACCTCGACATGCTGATGGTGTGCCACCACCTCTCGCCGCGCATCCCGGAAGACGTGTCCTTCGCCGAGAGCCGTATCCGCCCTGAAACCATCGCCGCCGAGGACGTGCTGCATGACCTGGGTGTGTTTTCCATGATGAGCAGCGACTCGCAGGCGATGGGCCGGGTGGGGGAAGTGATCACCCGGACCTGGCAGGCAGCGCACAAGATGAAGGTGCAGCGCGGTCCCCTCGTCATTCCGGGTCTGGGAGAGGACGGCCGCGCCGACAACCTGCGTGCCCGGCGTTTCGTCGCCAAATACACCGTCAACCCCGCCATCGCCCACGGCATTGCGCACGAGGTGGGCAGCGTGGAAGTGGGTAAGCTGGCGGACCTGGTGCTGTGGAAGCCCGCTTTTTTCGGAGCCAAGCCGGCGATGGTGCTTAAGGGTGGGCTGGTGGTGGCGGCGCAAATGGGCGACGCGAACGCGAGTATTCCCACGCCGCAGCCGGTTTACCCTCGCCCGATGTTCGCAGCGTATGGCGGGGCGCCCGCCTCCACCTGCCTGCATTTCGTCTCGGCGATCAGCTTGGAAGTGGGGGATCTGCCGGAAGTGGGGCGGCCCTACAGCGCCGTGCGAAATACCCGCACCATTGGCAAGGCGGACATGATCCTGAATGGTGAGACGCCGAACATCGAGGTCAACCCGGAAACCTATGAGGTGCGGGTGGACGGTGAGCCCGTAACCTGCGAGCCGGTGGACACGCTGCCGCTGGCGCAGAAGTATTTCCTATTCTGA
- a CDS encoding urease subunit gamma gives MQLTERERDKLLIFAAAEVARNRRARGLKLNHPEAVALITAEVLEGIREGRAVEDLMGWGATLLTPEDVMDGVPELIHDIQVEGTFPDGTKLVTIHDPIRGGASATVPGEYLLEDGEIELNADRPVTHLFVTNRADRPIQVGSHFHFIEVNAGLHFHRDSAYGQRLNIPAGTAVRFEPGEEREVTLVPLGGTRTVHGMNSLVGGQLDAPGAREAVLERARAAGFGGAQ, from the coding sequence ATGCAACTCACCGAACGGGAACGCGACAAACTGCTGATCTTCGCCGCCGCCGAGGTGGCGCGGAACAGGCGGGCGCGAGGACTGAAACTCAACCATCCCGAGGCTGTCGCCCTGATCACGGCCGAGGTCCTCGAAGGCATCCGCGAAGGCCGGGCTGTGGAGGACCTGATGGGCTGGGGCGCCACCCTGCTTACGCCGGAGGACGTGATGGACGGCGTGCCCGAACTCATTCATGACATTCAGGTGGAGGGCACCTTCCCCGACGGGACCAAACTCGTGACCATTCACGATCCGATTCGCGGGGGGGCGAGCGCCACCGTGCCCGGTGAGTACCTGCTTGAAGACGGCGAGATTGAACTCAACGCGGATCGGCCCGTCACGCACCTGTTCGTCACCAACCGGGCAGACCGCCCCATTCAGGTCGGCAGCCACTTCCACTTTATTGAGGTGAACGCCGGGCTGCACTTCCACCGCGACTCCGCCTACGGTCAGCGCCTGAATATCCCCGCTGGGACCGCCGTACGTTTCGAGCCCGGCGAGGAACGCGAGGTCACGCTCGTCCCGCTGGGCGGCACCCGCACTGTGCACGGCATGAACTCCCTGGTGGGGGGTCAACTCGACGCTCCTGGCGCGAGGGAAGCGGTACTGGAAAGGGCGCGGGCCGCGGGCTTCGGGGGGGCGCAATGA
- the urtA gene encoding urea ABC transporter substrate-binding protein: MSTFRRFGFFGTTLALVLANAAQAQSTVKVGVLHSLTGTMAISEITVANAAQLAVDEINAKGGVLGKKIVVVKEDGASDWPTFATKAEKLLTQDRVAAVFGGWTSASRKAMLPVFEKNRGLLFYPVQFEGNECSPNIIYTGAQPNQQALPALEWALGKGHKNIFLLGSDYVYPRTANLILKKHIAAKGAKLAGEEYVALGGTEFSSVINKIKAAKPDIIINTLNGDSNVSFFKQYQAAGYTAKTLPVISFSIAEQEAQSIGPALLTNQYATWNYFQSLPNAANQKFVGAYQAKYGKNAAITDPMAHAYMDVYLWKAAVEKAKSFDATAVRKAIVGVSLQSPLGKITVAPNGSLIQAVYTGQSGAGGQFKTVAQSQGVVTPQPYDKLAFPGKSCP; encoded by the coding sequence ATGTCCACATTCCGCAGGTTTGGCTTTTTCGGTACCACCCTGGCCCTCGTTCTCGCCAATGCCGCGCAGGCGCAGAGCACGGTGAAGGTAGGTGTCCTGCATTCGCTGACGGGCACAATGGCGATCAGTGAAATCACCGTAGCGAACGCTGCGCAGCTCGCCGTGGACGAGATCAACGCGAAGGGCGGCGTGCTGGGCAAGAAGATCGTGGTGGTCAAGGAGGACGGCGCGTCCGACTGGCCCACCTTCGCCACCAAGGCGGAAAAGCTGCTGACGCAGGACAGGGTGGCGGCGGTGTTCGGCGGCTGGACGAGTGCGAGCCGCAAGGCCATGCTGCCCGTGTTCGAAAAGAATAGGGGGCTGCTCTTCTACCCCGTGCAGTTCGAGGGCAACGAGTGCAGCCCCAACATCATCTACACCGGCGCGCAGCCCAACCAGCAGGCGCTCCCGGCGCTGGAGTGGGCGCTGGGCAAGGGCCACAAGAACATCTTCTTGCTGGGAAGCGACTACGTGTACCCGCGCACCGCCAACCTGATCCTGAAAAAGCACATCGCTGCAAAGGGGGCCAAGCTCGCAGGCGAGGAATACGTCGCGCTGGGCGGCACCGAATTCAGCTCGGTGATCAACAAGATCAAGGCGGCGAAGCCGGACATCATCATCAATACGCTCAACGGTGACTCCAACGTGTCCTTTTTCAAGCAGTACCAGGCCGCTGGGTACACGGCGAAGACGCTGCCCGTGATCTCCTTTTCCATCGCCGAGCAGGAGGCGCAGTCCATCGGCCCGGCCCTGCTGACCAACCAGTACGCCACCTGGAACTACTTTCAGAGCCTGCCCAATGCTGCCAACCAGAAGTTCGTGGGGGCGTATCAGGCCAAATACGGCAAGAACGCCGCAATCACCGATCCCATGGCGCACGCCTACATGGACGTGTACCTGTGGAAGGCGGCCGTCGAGAAGGCCAAGTCCTTCGATGCCACCGCCGTTCGCAAGGCCATCGTGGGCGTGAGCCTGCAAAGCCCTTTGGGCAAGATCACCGTCGCGCCCAACGGCAGCCTGATTCAGGCCGTGTATACCGGGCAGTCCGGCGCGGGCGGGCAGTTCAAGACGGTCGCCCAGAGCCAGGGCGTCGTCACGCCCCAGCCCTACGACAAGCTGGCATTCCCGGGCAAGAGCTGCCCGTAA
- the urtB gene encoding urea ABC transporter permease subunit UrtB: MDPVFLFGQLFTGLSVASILLLAALGLALSFGLMRVINMAHGEFLMLGGYLTYLASQWVGPQFLWLAFPLAFLGSALLGALLEITVIRRLYGRPLDTLLATFGISLILQQAARQLFGSTGVPVNAPGWLSGAITLHGGALDGLTFPYVRLFVIVLAGLVLGGMGWLLGRSRFGMHVRAVNQNREMASALGVNTRRLDMLVFALGAGIAGVAGVGLALLAPVNPTVGSAYIVNAFLVVVVGGVGSVLGGAVAAVGLGFLTALAEGLTSVSLAQAILLIAVVAFLQWKPRGLFPAGSRALEDT; encoded by the coding sequence ATGGACCCCGTATTCCTGTTCGGCCAGCTGTTTACCGGCCTGTCGGTGGCGTCCATCCTGCTGCTGGCAGCGCTGGGCCTGGCGCTGAGTTTTGGGCTGATGCGCGTGATCAACATGGCGCACGGCGAATTCCTGATGCTGGGGGGGTACCTGACCTACCTGGCGTCGCAGTGGGTGGGGCCGCAGTTTCTGTGGCTGGCGTTCCCGCTCGCCTTTCTCGGCTCGGCGCTGCTGGGCGCGCTGCTGGAAATCACCGTCATTCGGCGGCTGTACGGGCGGCCGCTCGACACACTGCTCGCCACCTTCGGCATCTCGCTGATCTTGCAGCAGGCGGCCCGGCAGCTCTTCGGCAGCACAGGGGTGCCCGTGAATGCGCCCGGCTGGCTCTCGGGGGCCATCACCTTGCACGGCGGCGCGCTCGACGGCCTGACCTTTCCGTATGTGCGCCTCTTCGTGATCGTGCTTGCGGGGCTGGTGCTGGGGGGCATGGGGTGGCTGCTGGGCCGCTCGCGCTTTGGGATGCACGTGCGGGCGGTGAACCAGAACAGGGAGATGGCCTCGGCGCTGGGGGTCAACACCCGGCGGCTGGACATGCTGGTCTTTGCCCTGGGTGCAGGGATCGCGGGCGTGGCCGGCGTGGGGCTCGCGCTGCTGGCCCCAGTCAATCCCACCGTGGGCTCGGCCTATATCGTGAACGCCTTCCTGGTGGTGGTGGTGGGTGGCGTGGGCAGCGTACTGGGCGGCGCGGTGGCGGCGGTTGGGCTGGGCTTTCTTACCGCGCTCGCCGAGGGGCTGACGAGCGTGAGCCTCGCGCAGGCGATCCTCCTCATCGCCGTGGTGGCCTTCTTGCAGTGGAAGCCGCGCGGCCTCTTTCCCGCGGGCTCGCGCGCCCTGGAGGACACGTGA
- the urtC gene encoding urea ABC transporter permease subunit UrtC, which produces MSRGKGNWGGLAVLAVLVMALTLAPFFLGAYPLALLGRVLALAVAAVGVCVVWGRAGILSLGQGLFFGLGGYALAMHLKLTATPAGELPDFMIYNGVEALPWFWKPFASAPFALAMVPLLPALAAFLVGWLMFRRRITGVYVSIITQALVLAFVTWLNGSQGLTSGTNGLTDFQTLLGLNLRAESSSRVLYWVTLLALILSVTGTAWLLGTPFGALLTAVRDNENRSRFLGYNPAAFKIAAFMLGGVLAGLSGALYTLHLGTISPAMIGVAFSIELVVWVALGGRASLIGAVGGLILGQLAKDRISSGAPDAWLYIMGALFVLVVLVMPQGVAGLQPRRRVRPVHSAPTRPAREIHDVA; this is translated from the coding sequence GTGAGCCGGGGCAAAGGCAACTGGGGCGGCCTGGCTGTGCTCGCCGTCCTCGTGATGGCGCTCACGCTGGCTCCCTTCTTCCTGGGGGCATATCCGCTCGCGCTGCTGGGACGGGTGCTCGCCCTCGCGGTCGCAGCGGTAGGCGTGTGCGTGGTGTGGGGACGGGCAGGCATCCTCAGCCTGGGGCAGGGGCTTTTTTTCGGACTGGGGGGCTACGCGCTCGCGATGCACCTCAAGCTCACGGCCACGCCGGCAGGTGAGCTGCCCGACTTTATGATCTACAACGGTGTGGAGGCGCTGCCGTGGTTCTGGAAGCCTTTCGCCTCCGCGCCCTTCGCGCTGGCGATGGTACCGCTGCTCCCCGCACTGGCCGCCTTCCTGGTGGGATGGCTGATGTTTCGTCGCCGCATCACGGGGGTGTACGTGAGCATCATCACGCAGGCGCTGGTGCTGGCCTTTGTGACGTGGCTCAACGGCTCGCAGGGTCTGACGAGCGGCACGAACGGCCTCACCGACTTCCAGACCCTCCTGGGCCTGAACCTGCGGGCCGAGTCCTCTTCGCGCGTACTGTACTGGGTCACGCTGCTCGCCCTGATCCTGTCGGTCACCGGCACCGCCTGGCTGCTGGGCACCCCCTTCGGCGCCCTGCTGACGGCGGTGCGCGACAACGAAAACCGCAGCCGCTTCCTGGGGTACAACCCAGCCGCCTTCAAGATCGCGGCATTCATGCTGGGCGGCGTCCTGGCGGGCCTGAGTGGAGCCCTGTACACCCTGCACCTGGGCACCATCTCACCCGCGATGATCGGGGTGGCCTTCAGCATTGAACTCGTCGTATGGGTCGCGCTGGGCGGCCGGGCCAGCCTCATTGGGGCGGTGGGTGGCCTGATCCTCGGGCAACTCGCCAAGGACCGCATCTCGAGCGGCGCGCCTGACGCGTGGCTCTACATCATGGGCGCGCTGTTCGTGCTCGTGGTGCTGGTCATGCCGCAAGGGGTCGCTGGGCTGCAACCCCGCCGCCGAGTCCGCCCGGTTCACTCGGCTCCCACCCGGCCTGCACGGGAGATTCACGATGTCGCCTGA
- the urtD gene encoding urea ABC transporter ATP-binding protein UrtD, with amino-acid sequence MSPESGLLLEVRNVTVSFEGFKALQNLSLGVTSGSLRVLIGPNGAGKSTLLDTIIGKVRPASGEVRFRGQVISRLPEHRIAALGICRKFQAPGVLESLTVRDNLLLAARQQKGVFATLTPPTAAEQGRADELLRLTGLEARAGIPAAQLAHGEKQWLEIGMVVAPEPELLLLDEPTAGMTVAETAHTAELIRTLAGRHTILVIDHDMHFVELLGAPVTVLHQGQVFRDGDLQSLRADPDVMEIYLGRPREAAPGEGGTYAQA; translated from the coding sequence ATGTCGCCTGAGTCGGGCCTCCTGCTGGAAGTGCGGAACGTCACCGTCTCGTTCGAGGGCTTCAAGGCCCTGCAAAACCTCAGCCTGGGGGTAACGTCCGGCAGCTTGCGGGTGCTGATCGGGCCGAATGGTGCAGGCAAGAGCACGCTGCTCGACACCATTATCGGCAAGGTGCGCCCCGCCTCGGGCGAGGTGCGTTTCCGGGGGCAGGTCATTTCCCGCCTGCCGGAGCACCGCATCGCCGCGCTCGGCATCTGCCGTAAGTTTCAGGCGCCTGGCGTGCTGGAGAGCCTGACAGTACGCGACAACCTGCTGCTGGCGGCGAGGCAGCAAAAAGGCGTGTTCGCCACCCTGACCCCACCCACCGCCGCAGAGCAGGGCCGTGCGGATGAACTTCTGCGCCTGACGGGCCTGGAGGCCCGAGCCGGCATACCTGCCGCGCAGCTCGCGCACGGGGAAAAGCAATGGCTGGAGATCGGCATGGTGGTCGCCCCGGAGCCCGAACTGCTGCTGTTGGACGAGCCCACTGCCGGAATGACGGTTGCGGAGACGGCGCACACAGCAGAATTGATTCGCACCCTGGCCGGGCGCCACACCATCTTGGTCATTGACCACGACATGCACTTCGTGGAGCTGCTGGGCGCGCCGGTCACAGTGCTGCACCAGGGGCAGGTATTCCGTGACGGAGACCTTCAGAGCCTACGCGCAGATCCCGACGTGATGGAAATTTACCTGGGCCGCCCGCGTGAGGCTGCGCCCGGGGAGGGAGGCACATATGCTCAGGCTTGA